One genomic segment of Pseudomonas sp. RU47 includes these proteins:
- a CDS encoding DUF58 domain-containing protein, whose protein sequence is MNDEGLVYVSLAQLMALEFKARDLSFLARQPRGSILAGNHASRLRGRGLNFDELRRYQPGDDLRHLDWRASLRTGKPVVRTFTEERDRPALIVVDQRMSMFFGSQRSFKSALGAELAALAAWMVFNAGDRVGGLVFNDQRIDSVAPLRSRKRVEALLSRIAEQNQALSAANPDAEDEDQLDKVLQRCLALAGHDHLICIVSDFAGAGERTLQLMRQLSAHNDVIALQVYDPLAMKLPTNGRLLVTQGELQVELAVEKRNVHQPLGDFLSGRLQDVATLLRRSQVPLMMFSTAEEAHTQLRAELGKSAGAKR, encoded by the coding sequence ATGAACGATGAAGGTCTGGTCTACGTCTCTCTCGCGCAATTGATGGCGCTGGAATTCAAGGCCCGTGACCTGAGCTTTCTCGCCCGGCAACCGCGCGGCAGCATCCTCGCCGGCAACCATGCTTCGCGCCTGCGCGGGCGTGGCTTGAATTTCGATGAGCTGCGTCGCTATCAGCCGGGCGACGATTTGCGTCACCTCGACTGGCGCGCCTCGCTGCGCACCGGCAAACCGGTGGTGCGTACCTTCACCGAAGAGCGCGACCGCCCGGCGTTGATCGTCGTTGATCAGCGCATGTCGATGTTCTTCGGCTCGCAACGCAGCTTCAAATCGGCCCTCGGCGCCGAACTCGCGGCACTGGCGGCGTGGATGGTGTTCAACGCCGGCGATCGGGTCGGCGGGCTGGTGTTCAATGATCAGCGCATCGACAGCGTGGCGCCGTTGCGCAGCCGTAAACGCGTGGAAGCCTTGCTCAGCCGTATTGCCGAACAGAATCAGGCGCTGAGCGCAGCCAACCCGGACGCTGAAGACGAAGATCAGCTGGACAAGGTCCTGCAGCGCTGCCTCGCCCTGGCCGGGCATGATCATTTGATCTGCATCGTCAGCGACTTCGCCGGGGCTGGCGAACGCACCTTGCAGTTGATGCGGCAATTGTCGGCGCACAACGATGTGATCGCGCTGCAGGTCTACGACCCGCTGGCCATGAAGCTGCCAACCAATGGCCGCCTGCTGGTTACCCAAGGCGAATTGCAAGTGGAACTGGCGGTGGAAAAACGCAACGTGCACCAACCGTTGGGGGACTTTCTCAGCGGTCGCCTGCAGGACGTTGCGACCCTGCTGCGACGCAGTCAGGTGCCGCTGATGATGTTCAGCACCGCCGAAGAGGCCCATACGCAACTGCGCGCAGAGCTGGGCAAAAGTGCCGGGGCAAAACGATGA
- a CDS encoding DUF4381 domain-containing protein, with protein sequence MNPQIPSIEQLKELSLPAPVSYAPQTWGWWVLLAGLVLAALLIGIRRYVQWRRDSYRREGLARLAQLRSRSDDLNALRELPELLKRVALSMPTHNPTRWNATPVGASLLAKRPAHSTSVVSDTPLSRASSLPQGVAARGREDWQVFLQQHCKQQLPADFSTQLAQLAYAPDDTLRALPAPQRQALFDTCQSWMEYHHVAA encoded by the coding sequence ATGAATCCGCAGATCCCCAGCATCGAACAGCTCAAGGAGCTGAGCCTGCCTGCACCGGTCAGTTACGCGCCGCAGACGTGGGGTTGGTGGGTGTTGCTCGCCGGTCTGGTTTTGGCCGCGTTGTTGATCGGCATTCGGCGCTACGTGCAATGGCGCAGGGACTCTTATCGGCGTGAAGGCCTGGCGCGTCTGGCGCAATTGCGCAGCCGCAGTGATGACTTGAATGCTCTGCGCGAATTGCCGGAACTGCTCAAGCGCGTGGCGCTGTCGATGCCCACCCACAATCCTACCCGCTGGAATGCAACCCCTGTGGGAGCGAGCTTGCTCGCGAAGAGGCCGGCACATTCAACATCTGTGGTGTCTGACACACCGCTTTCGCGAGCAAGCTCGCTCCCACAGGGGGTTGCAGCGCGTGGGCGGGAGGATTGGCAAGTCTTTTTGCAACAACACTGTAAGCAACAGCTCCCGGCAGACTTCAGCACACAACTCGCGCAACTCGCCTACGCCCCCGACGACACCCTGCGCGCCCTCCCCGCGCCGCAACGTCAGGCGTTGTTCGACACCTGCCAATCGTGGATGGAGTATCACCATGTGGCAGCTTGA
- a CDS encoding vWA domain-containing protein: MWQLDYPWLLLLLPLPWLAYRYLPAYNEARSAVRVPFFAAMSRAVGEAPGIVGNRRNHWQLLLNVLVWALILLAAARPVFVEKPIERQQPVRDLMLAIDLSQSMETEDFTNANGEKINRLAAVKEVVQGFIDKRKDDRLGLIVFGTGAYPQAPLTLDHASLSLLLADTGIGMAGPNTAIGDAIGLSLKLLDKAHEQEKVLILLTDGNDTSSAITPDHAAEMAANKGVIIHTIGIGDPSASGEAKVNLSALEQIAKTTGGQFFRAEDRNALDQVYATLDRLTPRQVKTLSHQPQRELFYWPLGAAVTLLGLYHLGALLRVRLAFARQRQEA; encoded by the coding sequence ATGTGGCAGCTTGATTACCCCTGGCTGTTGCTCCTGCTGCCGTTACCTTGGTTGGCGTACCGCTATCTGCCCGCCTACAACGAGGCTCGCAGCGCCGTGCGCGTACCGTTTTTCGCCGCCATGAGTCGCGCGGTCGGTGAAGCGCCGGGCATCGTCGGCAACCGGCGCAATCATTGGCAATTGCTGTTGAACGTCCTCGTTTGGGCATTGATTCTGCTGGCCGCCGCACGCCCGGTATTTGTGGAGAAACCGATCGAACGGCAACAACCGGTGCGCGACCTGATGCTCGCCATCGACCTCTCGCAGTCAATGGAGACTGAAGATTTCACCAACGCCAACGGTGAAAAGATCAATCGCCTCGCCGCCGTCAAAGAGGTGGTGCAAGGCTTTATCGACAAGCGCAAGGATGACCGCCTCGGCCTGATCGTGTTCGGCACCGGCGCCTACCCGCAGGCGCCGCTGACCCTCGACCACGCCAGCCTCTCGCTGTTGCTGGCCGACACCGGTATTGGCATGGCCGGCCCCAATACGGCGATCGGTGACGCGATCGGTTTAAGCCTGAAGCTGCTGGACAAGGCCCACGAGCAGGAAAAAGTACTGATCCTGCTCACTGATGGCAATGACACCAGCAGCGCGATCACGCCGGATCACGCCGCTGAAATGGCCGCGAACAAAGGCGTGATCATTCACACCATCGGTATCGGCGACCCGAGCGCGTCCGGCGAGGCCAAGGTCAACCTGTCGGCGCTGGAACAGATCGCCAAAACCACCGGCGGCCAGTTCTTCCGCGCCGAGGACCGCAACGCACTGGATCAGGTCTACGCCACCCTCGATCGCCTCACCCCGCGCCAGGTGAAAACCCTCAGCCATCAACCGCAACGCGAGTTGTTCTACTGGCCGCTGGGCGCGGCGGTAACGCTGTTGGGGCTGTATCACCTCGGCGCGCTGCTGCGTGTGCGTCTGGCGTTTGCCCGTCAGCGGCAGGAGGCCTGA
- a CDS encoding VWA domain-containing protein, with the protein MEINLSDFHFLRPLWLLLALFGAVLPLLWRRGRDLQRRLRGNIAEHLLPHLLITPQDHQRLRPVHLLCTLLMLGAVAAAGPTWEQDRPDFLENRAPLIVAVDLSPSMDASDVQPSRLEAAKHKLHDLIQRRAGARTALIAYAGSAHLVLPPTDDPALLDTFIQALGSGLIDKPGKDVGAVIDQAKRLLNAEKTPGSLLLITDGADTAELDDLDKRVGDSPLQVLVLAVGSEDGGIIHDANGQPRTDANGRPALGRFDPAAIKQLASALDAPLGSLTVNDDDLDWIELHAQQHFQSASAEQRELHWKDAGYWLCWPLLLLALLNVRKGWSVNWMPVLALAIGLGWPAAPAHANALTDAFFTRDQQGRWAFEHDHLPQAAALFVDPYWKGVAAYHAADYDLALATFARLDTPQAYFYLGNIYVRRFKFDEAIAAYTQALKLQPQFPEATTNLALAQALLKDTESAEKNAPETKPDEVKFDKAPGKGQSKKVETEQAASDALWLQNLTTSPAKFLRQKFSLQDQVGAKP; encoded by the coding sequence ATGGAGATCAACCTCAGCGACTTCCATTTCCTCCGCCCCCTATGGCTGCTGCTCGCACTGTTCGGTGCCGTGCTGCCGCTGCTCTGGCGGCGCGGTCGCGACTTGCAACGACGGCTGCGCGGCAATATCGCCGAGCACCTGTTGCCGCATTTACTCATCACCCCTCAAGACCATCAGCGCCTGCGTCCGGTGCATCTGTTGTGCACGCTGTTGATGCTCGGCGCCGTCGCCGCCGCCGGGCCAACCTGGGAACAGGATCGGCCGGACTTTCTTGAGAACCGTGCGCCGCTGATCGTCGCCGTGGATCTGTCGCCATCGATGGACGCCAGCGATGTACAGCCAAGCCGACTGGAAGCGGCGAAACACAAACTGCACGATCTGATCCAGCGCCGCGCCGGCGCCCGTACCGCGCTGATCGCTTACGCCGGCAGCGCCCATCTGGTGTTGCCGCCGACCGACGATCCGGCACTGCTCGACACCTTCATTCAAGCCTTGGGCAGCGGATTGATCGACAAACCGGGCAAAGACGTCGGCGCCGTGATCGATCAGGCGAAGCGCTTGCTCAACGCCGAAAAAACGCCCGGCAGTCTGCTGCTGATCACCGATGGCGCTGATACCGCAGAACTCGACGACCTCGACAAGCGTGTGGGCGACAGTCCATTGCAAGTGCTGGTATTGGCCGTTGGCAGTGAGGACGGCGGCATCATTCACGACGCCAACGGCCAGCCGCGCACCGATGCCAACGGGCGCCCGGCACTGGGCCGTTTCGATCCGGCAGCAATCAAGCAACTGGCCTCCGCTCTCGATGCGCCACTGGGTAGCCTGACCGTCAATGACGATGATCTGGACTGGATCGAGTTGCACGCGCAGCAGCATTTTCAGAGTGCCAGCGCCGAGCAGCGCGAATTGCACTGGAAAGACGCCGGTTACTGGCTGTGCTGGCCGCTGTTGCTGTTGGCCTTGCTCAATGTGCGCAAGGGCTGGAGCGTCAACTGGATGCCCGTGCTGGCATTGGCGATTGGCCTGGGTTGGCCTGCCGCCCCGGCGCACGCCAACGCGCTGACCGATGCGTTTTTCACCCGCGATCAGCAAGGTCGCTGGGCCTTTGAACACGATCACTTGCCGCAAGCCGCCGCGCTGTTTGTCGACCCGTACTGGAAAGGCGTCGCGGCCTATCACGCGGCCGATTACGACCTTGCGCTGGCAACGTTTGCGCGGCTGGACACGCCACAGGCGTATTTCTATCTGGGCAATATTTACGTGCGCCGCTTCAAGTTCGATGAAGCCATCGCCGCCTACACCCAGGCCTTGAAACTGCAACCGCAGTTCCCAGAAGCCACGACCAATCTGGCGCTGGCGCAGGCGTTGCTCAAAGACACCGAAAGTGCCGAGAAAAACGCCCCGGAGACCAAACCCGATGAGGTGAAATTCGACAAGGCGCCGGGTAAGGGACAGAGCAAAAAGGTCGAGACCGAGCAGGCTGCGTCCGATGCATTGTGGCTGCAGAACCTGACCACCTCGCCGGCGAAGTTTCTCAGGCAGAAGTTCAGCTTGCAGGATCAGGTAGGGGCCAAGCCATGA
- a CDS encoding BatD family protein, whose protein sequence is MKLPNPPAAFASKLAPTVDLCTPQPPCGSELAREGARRITTALLIGLASGLFTLQAFAADPQLKVQAHLQPAEGAMVGGLIELQIDVLTDTWFTSAATLPDLKLDGALVMPPDGQARHLNQTIDGQTFSGLRYSYLITPNVARRFDIPALTVRATPGQATTEISAQSQPVQFSAAQPPGFKSGETPLVASALRFTQTLVNSATPLKVGDSITRQLTLQADGALAMALPIPTLGDVPGLSRYAKTPQVTALDDGRGDILGGQRIDSVSYRIDKAGSHTLPAIDVKWWDASTRQSRTAQVPAVTFEATAGTPYKPVFSISEDLKQLGQNHLRFSTRWLLWLTLIAAVVAAAYLLRPALIRARKNWQARRQAQQRAWQQSPDFAWQQIDAQLQASPAQLSALYLWLRRSRLGLKLVDAGPRLQGLLRGLYGRQPSTEQTLVQLRESLTTLHSQAEQQHAKPASALRPLNPVHEKDFP, encoded by the coding sequence ATGAAGCTTCCAAACCCTCCTGCCGCCTTCGCGAGCAAGCTCGCTCCCACAGTGGACTTGTGTACACCCCAGCCCCCCTGTGGGAGCGAGCTTGCTCGCGAAGGGGCCCGCCGGATCACCACAGCTCTGCTGATAGGTCTAGCTAGTGGCCTGTTCACACTTCAGGCCTTTGCCGCCGACCCCCAACTCAAAGTCCAGGCCCACCTGCAACCCGCCGAAGGCGCCATGGTCGGTGGCCTGATCGAACTGCAAATCGATGTCCTCACCGACACCTGGTTCACCAGCGCCGCCACCCTCCCCGACCTGAAACTCGACGGCGCCCTGGTCATGCCCCCAGACGGTCAGGCCCGGCACCTGAATCAAACCATCGACGGCCAGACTTTCAGCGGTTTGCGCTACAGCTACCTGATCACCCCGAACGTCGCCCGCAGGTTCGATATTCCGGCGCTGACCGTGCGCGCCACACCCGGCCAGGCCACGACAGAAATCAGTGCGCAAAGCCAACCAGTGCAGTTCAGCGCCGCCCAGCCACCGGGTTTCAAATCCGGGGAAACACCTTTGGTGGCCAGCGCTTTGCGTTTCACGCAAACCCTCGTCAACTCGGCCACGCCATTAAAAGTCGGCGACAGCATCACCCGCCAACTGACCCTGCAAGCGGACGGCGCACTGGCCATGGCCCTGCCGATTCCAACGCTCGGTGATGTTCCCGGTCTGAGCCGCTATGCGAAAACCCCGCAAGTCACCGCTCTGGACGACGGTCGCGGTGACATCCTCGGCGGTCAGCGCATCGACAGCGTCAGCTACCGCATCGACAAGGCCGGTTCTCACACCTTGCCGGCCATTGACGTGAAGTGGTGGGACGCCAGTACTCGCCAATCGCGCACCGCGCAAGTGCCGGCGGTGACGTTCGAGGCAACAGCCGGCACGCCTTACAAGCCGGTATTTTCGATCAGCGAAGACCTCAAACAACTGGGCCAGAATCACCTGCGTTTCTCCACGCGCTGGCTGTTGTGGCTGACCCTGATCGCCGCTGTCGTTGCCGCCGCCTATCTGCTGCGTCCTGCACTCATCCGCGCCAGAAAAAACTGGCAAGCGCGCCGGCAGGCGCAACAACGGGCATGGCAGCAATCGCCCGACTTCGCCTGGCAACAAATCGATGCACAACTGCAAGCCAGCCCCGCTCAATTGAGCGCGCTGTACCTGTGGCTGCGCCGCAGTCGGCTGGGCCTGAAACTGGTCGACGCCGGCCCACGCCTGCAAGGGCTGTTACGCGGGCTTTACGGTCGTCAGCCCAGTACCGAGCAAACACTCGTTCAACTGCGCGAATCATTGACTACGCTTCACAGTCAGGCCGAACAGCAGCACGCGAAACCGGCCTCGGCCCTGCGCCCGCTCAACCCCGTTCACGAGAAGGATTTCCCATGA
- a CDS encoding HAD family hydrolase, whose product MTTALLHRQRFGLALLLGLALPLLAQANEPLPSWNDGPAKKSIIAFVQTVTDQTSKDFVKPADRIAVFDNDGTLWSEQPAYFELLFAFDEVKRNAAQHPEWKTTQPFKAVLESDHQALAASGMEGLLKIVGATHTGMTTEAFDDHAKTWLSQARHPRTGKPYTEMIFQPMLEMLDYLRKQDFKTYIVSGGDTAFMRAFAEKVYGIPPEQVIGTTFVTSFQYKDGQASIVRTPKLAHNDDGPGKPESIDAVIGKRPILAFGNSDGDLQMLQWTAAGSGKRFMGLVHHTDAKREWAYDRKSDIGRLDKALDEANSRGWTVVDMASEWRRIYPFESPVTGQVQ is encoded by the coding sequence ATGACGACCGCGCTACTGCACCGCCAACGTTTTGGACTGGCCCTGTTGTTGGGCCTTGCCCTGCCGCTGCTGGCTCAGGCCAACGAGCCACTGCCGTCGTGGAATGACGGCCCGGCGAAGAAGAGCATTATCGCGTTCGTGCAGACGGTGACCGACCAGACCAGCAAGGATTTCGTCAAACCGGCCGACCGTATTGCCGTGTTCGACAACGACGGCACCTTGTGGAGCGAGCAACCGGCCTATTTCGAATTGCTGTTCGCCTTCGACGAGGTAAAGCGCAACGCCGCACAGCATCCGGAATGGAAAACCACCCAGCCGTTCAAAGCGGTTCTGGAGAGCGACCACCAAGCCCTCGCTGCGTCCGGCATGGAGGGCCTGCTGAAAATCGTCGGCGCGACCCACACCGGCATGACCACCGAAGCCTTCGATGATCACGCCAAGACCTGGCTCAGTCAGGCGCGGCATCCAAGGACCGGCAAGCCGTACACCGAAATGATCTTCCAGCCGATGCTGGAAATGCTCGACTACCTGCGCAAACAGGACTTCAAGACCTACATCGTCTCCGGCGGCGATACCGCGTTCATGCGTGCATTCGCCGAGAAGGTCTACGGCATCCCGCCGGAACAGGTGATCGGCACCACCTTCGTCACTTCATTCCAATACAAGGACGGCCAGGCCTCGATCGTGCGCACCCCGAAACTGGCGCACAACGACGACGGCCCCGGCAAACCGGAGAGCATCGACGCGGTGATCGGCAAGCGGCCGATCCTCGCCTTCGGCAACTCCGACGGCGACCTGCAGATGCTGCAGTGGACGGCCGCCGGTTCCGGCAAACGGTTTATGGGGCTGGTGCACCACACCGACGCCAAGCGTGAATGGGCCTATGACCGAAAATCCGATATCGGCCGGCTCGACAAAGCCCTCGATGAAGCAAATTCCCGTGGCTGGACAGTGGTCGACATGGCGTCGGAATGGCGCCGGATCTACCCGTTCGAGTCGCCGGTCACCGGGCAGGTGCAATAA
- a CDS encoding arylsulfatase: MTRIRKWLPKLALVATSVMALSATATAAEKPNILVIFGDDIGQTNISAYSMGVVGYKTPNIDRIAKEGMMFTDYYAENSCTAGRSSFITGQTPLRTGLSKVGIPGAPVGLQKRDITIAQALKSQGYATGQFGKNHLGDKDEYLPTNHGFDEFFGNLYHLNAEEEPERAYWPKDDAEFVKAVSPRGVIHSFADGKIEDTGALTTKRMETIDDETTAAAQAFIEKQAKADKPFFVWMNTTRMHLFTHVRDSMKGQSGMPGNEYADGMLEHDADVGKLLKTLDDLKITDNTIVVYTTDNGPNQFSWPDAATTPFRNEKNSNWEGAYRVPAMVRWPGKIKPGEVTNEMFSGLDWFPTLLAAAGETDVANKLLKGWAPTSGGTSFKVHLDGYNQLPFLTGQSPKSERKEFYYFNDDGVLVSMRYGNWKAVFCEQRAPGGFKVWSEPFVCLRVPKIFNLRMDPYERADIVSDQYYDWTTKNVYLTEMAVMKSAAFLQTFIEYPPSQKPASFSIDQIRAAVDAKIAEKMKAAQ; encoded by the coding sequence ATGACTCGCATACGCAAATGGCTACCGAAACTCGCCCTCGTGGCGACTTCGGTCATGGCGCTGTCGGCTACGGCCACGGCGGCTGAAAAACCCAACATTCTGGTGATCTTCGGCGATGACATCGGCCAGACCAATATCAGCGCCTATTCGATGGGGGTGGTTGGCTACAAGACCCCGAACATCGACCGTATCGCCAAAGAAGGCATGATGTTCACCGATTACTATGCGGAGAACAGCTGTACGGCTGGACGATCCTCATTCATTACCGGGCAGACGCCGCTGCGTACTGGTTTGTCGAAAGTCGGCATTCCCGGTGCACCGGTGGGCCTGCAGAAACGAGACATCACCATTGCTCAGGCCCTCAAGTCGCAGGGTTATGCGACCGGCCAGTTCGGCAAGAATCACTTGGGCGACAAAGACGAATACCTGCCGACCAACCACGGTTTCGACGAATTCTTTGGCAACCTGTATCACCTCAATGCGGAAGAAGAACCTGAGCGTGCTTACTGGCCAAAAGATGACGCCGAGTTCGTCAAGGCTGTTTCTCCGCGTGGCGTGATCCATAGCTTCGCCGACGGCAAGATCGAAGACACCGGCGCGCTGACCACCAAGCGCATGGAAACCATCGACGACGAAACCACAGCTGCTGCGCAGGCGTTCATCGAGAAGCAGGCCAAGGCGGACAAACCGTTCTTCGTCTGGATGAACACCACGCGCATGCACTTGTTCACCCACGTGCGTGATTCAATGAAGGGGCAGAGCGGCATGCCCGGCAATGAATATGCGGACGGCATGCTCGAGCACGACGCCGACGTCGGCAAACTGCTGAAAACCCTTGATGACCTGAAAATCACCGACAACACCATCGTCGTCTACACCACCGACAACGGCCCGAACCAGTTCTCCTGGCCGGACGCGGCAACCACGCCGTTCCGCAACGAGAAGAACTCCAACTGGGAAGGTGCTTATCGCGTGCCGGCAATGGTTCGCTGGCCGGGCAAGATCAAACCGGGTGAAGTCACCAACGAGATGTTCTCGGGTCTGGACTGGTTCCCGACCTTGCTCGCAGCGGCTGGTGAAACCGATGTCGCCAACAAGTTGCTCAAAGGCTGGGCGCCGACCTCCGGCGGCACCAGCTTCAAGGTGCATCTGGACGGTTACAACCAATTGCCTTTCCTGACCGGCCAAAGCCCTAAGAGTGAGCGTAAAGAGTTCTACTATTTCAACGACGACGGCGTACTGGTGTCGATGCGCTACGGCAACTGGAAAGCGGTGTTCTGCGAACAACGCGCACCGGGTGGCTTCAAGGTCTGGAGCGAACCGTTCGTGTGCCTGCGGGTACCGAAAATCTTCAACCTGCGCATGGACCCGTACGAACGTGCTGACATCGTTTCCGATCAGTACTACGACTGGACGACCAAGAACGTTTATCTGACTGAAATGGCCGTGATGAAGTCGGCGGCGTTCCTGCAGACGTTCATCGAATATCCACCGAGCCAGAAACCGGCCAGCTTCAGCATCGACCAGATCCGTGCTGCAG